In the genome of Paenibacillus sp. FSL R5-0766, one region contains:
- the phnE gene encoding phosphonate ABC transporter, permease protein PhnE produces the protein MSMRMNEAKPSFTLYTSIPEPPKPKRNKLFVIGLPLIAVLFVFSLVQLQFDYSKMAQGFTKLGGYMGTMFPPDFSAWRHVLLAAVESLQVAILGSVLGIVVAFFLSFLAASNLTPHPFVAWIIRSAASLLRAIPTIVWALIFIVSVGLGPLPGVLAIAVSAAGMLVKVFAQSLEEIDKGVLEAMQSTGASWLQIVMQGIMPTVKTAFIAWCVLQLEGGIAESTILGAVGAGGIGYEMTHAMKSYNFAAALFVGLVVFVMVFSVEFVANRYKMKLKIRQN, from the coding sequence ATGAGTATGCGAATGAACGAAGCGAAGCCATCTTTTACGCTGTATACTTCCATACCAGAGCCACCCAAGCCGAAAAGAAACAAGCTGTTCGTGATCGGTTTGCCGCTTATTGCTGTGCTTTTTGTGTTCAGTCTCGTTCAGCTGCAGTTCGACTATTCTAAGATGGCCCAAGGCTTTACGAAACTCGGCGGTTACATGGGAACCATGTTTCCACCTGATTTCTCGGCCTGGCGCCATGTCCTGCTCGCTGCTGTAGAATCATTGCAAGTTGCCATTCTTGGATCGGTGCTGGGGATCGTCGTAGCGTTCTTTCTCTCCTTTTTGGCTGCAAGCAATTTGACACCTCATCCGTTCGTTGCCTGGATCATTCGAAGCGCGGCTTCCTTGCTTCGTGCGATTCCTACGATCGTGTGGGCCCTGATTTTTATCGTATCCGTTGGTCTAGGACCGCTTCCCGGCGTGCTTGCGATTGCCGTCTCTGCGGCAGGCATGCTTGTCAAAGTATTTGCCCAGTCACTGGAGGAAATCGACAAGGGCGTACTCGAAGCGATGCAGTCTACGGGTGCCAGCTGGCTGCAGATTGTCATGCAAGGTATTATGCCTACCGTGAAGACAGCCTTTATTGCCTGGTGCGTACTGCAACTGGAAGGCGGTATTGCCGAATCCACTATTCTCGGTGCGGTTGGCGCGGGAGGTATTGGATATGAGATGACTCATGCCATGAAATCCTATAACTTTGCGGCTGCTTTGTTTGTCGGATTGGTCGTTTTCGTCATGGTATTCAGCGTGGAATTTGTGGCAAACCGATACAAAATGAAGCTAAAAATACGTCAAAACTAA